CTTATAGATTATTATCGTCGACAGATGCGTTACCGGTGGATCTGGGATCAAATGAGGCGTGACAGGTCATTTAAGGCAATGTTTGCCATTATCGCGCGGGAGCAGGAGACGTTCGTGGAACAATTCTGTGACAGTAAAGATACACACCGCAGTCTCGCCTGGACCGTGCTGAAATTTAAATATCTTCCTCTTCTGGTGCAATATGGGTGTTTTCTGGTTTGGGACAAGTTATTTACACACAAAAAGACTGTCGTTGGTTGATTAATCTCACCAGGGGCGTTACAATGGCGCCCGAGCTGTATTGGCGGGTAGAACCGCCTTCAATCCCCTCATTTCATTTTTTTATTCTGATTACATGGCTTACAAACAGTTTCGAAAACAGCAAAAGGAGGCTGGTAAACATAAGCAAATCAATGCTTCTGTACCATCAAAATGGCGATTACCTGTGGGTGTCATTGGGATCATTCTCCTTTCCGTTATTGGACTTGGGTACATGTTCCCAGCACAGTGGAATGCGACCGTTGGGAAGACTGGTTTGGAATTTAAGGGAACGCCGTTCCATCTAGGTCTTGATTTGTTGGGGGGTGCGCATCTTGTGTATGAGGCAGATTTGTCTCAGGTGGGCGAGTCGGAACGTGCAGATGCATTGCGTGGTGTACGAGACGTTATTGAACGTCGTGTCAATGCCTTTGGTGTTGCCGAGCCGGTTGTTCAATTAACGGGGGATACACGTATTATTGTTGAGCTCGCTGGAATTCAGGACGTGAATGAAGCGATTAACCAAATTGGAGAGACACCGATTTTGGAATTCAAACGGCCAGCTGCCGTGGACCCAGATGCACCAGATCCAATGGAGGGAATTACGGTATCAACAGATGCAGACGGGAATGCGACGCTGGTGGGCACCGACGGCGAGCCTGTCGAGCTGACAAGTGAAATATTCGCTGCATTGCAAGGGAATAATCAGTGGGAAAATACGGAGTTAAGCGGTGCACATCTTAAACACGCATCCGTGGAGTTTGATTCAAACACAGGCACACCGTTGGTATCGCTCACGTTCGATTCCGAGGGCGGAGAAATGTTTGGGAAGTTGACAGAAGAATTGATTGGACAAAAGATCGCCATTTTCTTGGACGGTTCGGTTATTTCTGCGCCGGTTGTTCAGGATGCTATTTACGGCGGTCAGGCGCAGATTACGGGAAGTGATTCTATCGAGGAGGCGCGAACACTCGCGCAACGGCTTAATGCAGGTGCGTTGCCGGTACCTATCGAATTGATCTCTCAACAAACGGTAGGTCCAACACTAGGTGCTATCTCATTGGAGCGTAGCCTCATGGCGGGCGCCATTGGACTTGTCTTGATCGCTCTCTTTATGCTGCTCTACTATCGGTTACCGGGGCTTCTTGCGATCGCCGCACTTGTTGTTTATGGAGTTCTTGTTCTGTCTGTCTTTAAAATGGGATCTGTGACATTAACACTTGCAGGAATCGCTGGTCTTATCCTTTCGATTGGAATGGCGGTGGATGCAAACGTACTCATTTTTGAGCGATTAAAAGAAGAATTAGCGTCTGGTCGGCCGCTTGATCGATCGATCGACGAAGCAGTAAAACGTGCCTGGTCTTCTATCCGCGACGGAAATATTACGACCCTTATTGCGTGTGTGATCCTTTTTGGCTTCAGTTCGAGTTTTATTAAGGGATTTGCGTTGACCTTGGGGATTGGAGTTGTGGCAAGTATGTTGACAGCCGTGGTGGTGACACGCGCATTTTTGGCGCTGGCAGCACGTTGGCCACTCCTCAATAAACCGTTTTTGTACGGGGTAAAAAAGATGCGAGAATAACCTATGAAGATCATTCAACAACGAACCGTTTGGTTCAGTATTAGCGGAGGATTGATTCTTGCCAGTATCGCGTTCCTCGTGATATTTGGGCTTAATCTTGGAATCGATTTTACAGGAGGAAGCCTACTGGAAGTGGAATATGCACAGGATCGGGCAGATATTACGGATATTCGTACAGCTGTCGAAACTGCTGGTTTTACAAGCGGCCAGGTACAGCCAAGTAATGAACGCGGATTACTTGTGCGTCAACCTCCGCTCACGGAAGATCAACATCAGGTACTCATGGGGACATTGTTGACATTTGGAGAATTGGATGAATTGCGATTTGACTCTATTGGCCCTGTTATTGGACAGGAGTTGAAGCAAAAATCCCTGTGGGCACTCGTTCTCATTTTCGTGGCGATTGTGGCCTATGTGGCTTGGTCATTCCGTAAGGTGGGAAGCAAAGTAAAAAGTTGGAAGTATGGATTTTTGACGATTGTTGCAGCACTCCATGATGTGCTTATCGCATTGGGTGTCGCGGCGCTTCTTGGTCATTTTATGGATTTCTCGATTGGGACGGCGTTTGTGGCGGCGTTGTTGACGATTCTTGGATACTCGGTAAACGATACAATTGTGGTATTTGATCGAATCCGCGAGAACCTCATGAAAGATCATCACACGTTCGAAGCCGTTGTGGATCAGTCTGTGAATGAGACGATCGCCCGTTCGATCAATACAAGCTTAACCACCCTACTCGCGTTGTTCGCGGTGTACCTATTTGGTGGGGAAACAACAAAAGATTTTGCCTTAATTCTCATGGTGGGAATCTTTGTGGGAGCCTATTCGTCGATCTTCATTGCGTCACCGTTACTGGTAACGTGGCAAAAGTGGATGGATAGAAAGCGTTCTTAGTGCGTGTGTAGATGAACGAGGTCGCAGAGACCTCGTTTTGTTTTGTGGTGTGTGTAAGTAGGATTAGAAGCAGCAGACAGGGAAAGACAACGTGGTATACTGGTCTCATCTATGTTTGAAATTGTGACTGATTTTTCGTCTTTGCAACGCATGGCGGTGACGCGGCCCGACGTGCTACTTTTGTATATCCTGATGCCAATTGGCGCGTTACTTATTTTAACGACGATTGTATGGGTGATTAAGCAATTGTATTTGGATAAAAAAGGAGGAGAATACGCCGCCGGACTTAAGTGGTCTGTTTTGGCAATCGACATTCCAATGAACATGCAGTCGCCAAAAGCGGTGGAAAACATCTTTGCGATTGTTAAGGGAACAAAGTCCGTGGTTACAAAGAAAGAGGAGTGGCTGCATGGGAAATTTCTCACGGCGACAAGTTTTGAAATCGTGAGTATCGATGGCTATACACAATTCTTTTTGCGCACGCAGGCGCGGTTCCGTGATCATTTGGAAGCCGGAATTTACTCGCAATATCCGGAGGCGGAGATTTCCGAGGTGGAGGATTATACAAAGAATATTCCAGGTGATTTTCCAAACGAGACACATGAAATGTTTGGAGGGGAGATTATTTTGGAGGAGCCGAGCTATTTGCCGATTCGTACTTACGAAGATTTTGAGCACATGGCGAGCAAGGATGAAAAACTCAAGGATCCACTCAATCAAATGTTTGAGTTCATGGGAAAGTTGCGACCAGGAGAGCAGTTCTGGGTTCATCTGATTGTGCACCCAGGTGGCGACGGCGGGTGGTCTAAAAAGGGAGAAGATTTTATTTTAAAAACCTATGGACGAGATAAGCCGGAAGCGGTCTCCACGGGCTCTGTATTGTTAAAGTTGTTGTTCTCGCCATTTGGTTG
This portion of the Candidatus Uhrbacteria bacterium CG10_big_fil_rev_8_21_14_0_10_50_16 genome encodes:
- the secD gene encoding protein translocase subunit SecD — its product is MAYKQFRKQQKEAGKHKQINASVPSKWRLPVGVIGIILLSVIGLGYMFPAQWNATVGKTGLEFKGTPFHLGLDLLGGAHLVYEADLSQVGESERADALRGVRDVIERRVNAFGVAEPVVQLTGDTRIIVELAGIQDVNEAINQIGETPILEFKRPAAVDPDAPDPMEGITVSTDADGNATLVGTDGEPVELTSEIFAALQGNNQWENTELSGAHLKHASVEFDSNTGTPLVSLTFDSEGGEMFGKLTEELIGQKIAIFLDGSVISAPVVQDAIYGGQAQITGSDSIEEARTLAQRLNAGALPVPIELISQQTVGPTLGAISLERSLMAGAIGLVLIALFMLLYYRLPGLLAIAALVVYGVLVLSVFKMGSVTLTLAGIAGLILSIGMAVDANVLIFERLKEELASGRPLDRSIDEAVKRAWSSIRDGNITTLIACVILFGFSSSFIKGFALTLGIGVVASMLTAVVVTRAFLALAARWPLLNKPFLYGVKKMRE
- the secF gene encoding protein translocase subunit SecF, which produces MKIIQQRTVWFSISGGLILASIAFLVIFGLNLGIDFTGGSLLEVEYAQDRADITDIRTAVETAGFTSGQVQPSNERGLLVRQPPLTEDQHQVLMGTLLTFGELDELRFDSIGPVIGQELKQKSLWALVLIFVAIVAYVAWSFRKVGSKVKSWKYGFLTIVAALHDVLIALGVAALLGHFMDFSIGTAFVAALLTILGYSVNDTIVVFDRIRENLMKDHHTFEAVVDQSVNETIARSINTSLTTLLALFAVYLFGGETTKDFALILMVGIFVGAYSSIFIASPLLVTWQKWMDRKRS